In one Lolium rigidum isolate FL_2022 chromosome 3, APGP_CSIRO_Lrig_0.1, whole genome shotgun sequence genomic region, the following are encoded:
- the LOC124700822 gene encoding uncharacterized protein LOC124700822, with the protein METVPCVGLPAVRRSLQEAAASYAHHQASAPAARSTGRSVETLVVIIAAIVLAAALAGVLARACGGRHVAPSADRDVEGWVERRCRTCLDGGLPAPPGTSSNTTAAK; encoded by the coding sequence ATGGAGACCGTGCCGTGCGTCGGGCTGCCGGCGGTGAGGAGGTCGCTGCAGGAGGCCGCCGCCTCGTACGCGCACCACCAGGCCTCGGCCCCGGCGGCGCGGTCTACGGGGAGGTCGGTCGAGACGCTGGTGGTGATCATCGCGGCCATCGTGCTCgccgcggcgctcgccggcgtcCTCGCGCGGGCGTGCGGCGGGAGGCACGTGGCGCCGAGCGCGGACCGCGACGTCGAAGGGTGGGTGGAGCGCCGGTGCCGGACCTGCCTCGACGGCGGCCTGCCAGCGCCGCCGGGAACGTCGTCGAACACGACTGCGGCCAAATAA
- the LOC124703954 gene encoding nuclear transcription factor Y subunit A-7-like produces the protein MGSRPGETNLVQPRGQGALPSGMAMQPWWTGSGLGAVSPAVVAPGSGAGISLSSNPLGGGGGATKGAPGKAVDDARAESSEDSRRSGEPRDGSFDEEKQHATSQMPALASDYLGPYSQLELNQPIASAPYHYPEAYYTGMVGPYGAQAVAHFQLPGLTQPRMPLPLEVSEEPVYVNAKQYHGILRRRQSRAKAELERKAIKDRKPYLHESRHQHAMRRARGTGGRFLNTKKSENGTSNGERTEPNKGEPNSEYLRVPPDLHLRQA, from the exons ATGGGATCACGGCCGGGGGAGACCAACCTCGTCCAGCCGAGAGGGCAGGGCGCGCTGCCGTCCGGCATGGCGATGCAGCCCTGGTGGACGGGCTCCGGGCTCGGGGCCGTGTCTCCGGCCGTCGTGGCGCCGGGGAGCGGAGCGGGGATCAGCCTGTCGAGCAACCCgcttggtggtggcggcggcgcgaccaagggcgcGCCGGGGAAGGCGGTCGACGATGCGCGGGCGGAGAGCAGCGAGGATTCACGCAGATCAGGGGAACCAAGAG ATGGGAGCTTTGATGAAGAAAAGCAGCATGCTACATCTCAGATGCCTGCTTTGGCTTCAGACTATTTAGGACCATATTCACAGCTGGAGCTAAACCAACCAATT GCTTCAGCACCATATCACTACCCTGAAGCTTACTATACAGGCATGGTTGGTCCATATGGAGCTCAAGCCGTG GCCCATTTCCAGCTGCCTGGATTAACTCAGCCTCGCATGCCATTGCCTCTTGAAGTATCGGAGGAGCCTGTCTATGTAAATGCTAAGCAGTATCATGGGATTCTAAGAAGGCGGCAATCACGGGCAAAGGCTGAACTTGAGAGAAAGGCGATTAAAGATAGGAAG CCTTATCTTCACGAGTCCCGTCACCAGCATGCGATGCGAAGGGCGAGGGGAACCGGGGGACGCTTCCTGAACACGAAGAAGAGTGAAAACGGCACTTCCAATGGCGAGAGAACAGAACCAAACAAAG GGGAGCCGAACTCCGAGTATCTCCGTGTACCTCCCGACCTGCATCTTCGTCAGGCATGA